A genomic window from Streptomyces sp. HUAS YS2 includes:
- a CDS encoding NUDIX domain-containing protein, with the protein MPDKRSAGLLLFRTAAGGGIEVLIGHMGGPFWAGREQSAWSIPKGEYGPEETPEAAAAREFEEELGLPAPDGDRVPLGEARQSSGKTVTIWAVEADLDLDRVVPGTFTMEWPRGSGTLREFPEIDRVGWFTPPDALPLLVTGQRVFLERLAVHLAARGGRA; encoded by the coding sequence ATGCCGGACAAGCGAAGCGCGGGTCTCCTCCTCTTCCGCACCGCCGCGGGCGGTGGCATCGAGGTACTGATCGGACACATGGGCGGGCCGTTCTGGGCCGGCCGCGAGCAGTCCGCGTGGTCCATCCCGAAGGGCGAGTACGGCCCCGAGGAGACCCCGGAGGCCGCCGCGGCCCGCGAGTTCGAGGAGGAGCTCGGACTGCCCGCCCCGGACGGCGACCGTGTCCCGCTGGGCGAGGCCCGGCAGAGCTCCGGCAAGACCGTGACGATCTGGGCCGTCGAGGCCGACCTCGATCTGGACCGCGTGGTTCCGGGCACCTTCACGATGGAGTGGCCGCGCGGGTCGGGCACGCTGCGGGAGTTCCCGGAGATCGACCGCGTGGGCTGGTTCACCCCGCCGGACGCGCTCCCGCTGCTGGTGACGGGCCAGCGGGTCTTCCTCGAACGTCTGGCCGTGCACCTGGCCGCGCGGGGCGGCAGGGCCTGA
- a CDS encoding alpha/beta hydrolase, with amino-acid sequence MAQLIRTQDGRDLAVETFGDPRGRPVFLLHGTPGSRLGPAPRTAVLYRLGVRLITFDRPGYGDSHRLPGRRVAAAAADVEAVADSLGIDEFAVVGRSGGAPHALACAALLPDRTVRTAALVGLAPRNAPGLDWFEGMTESNVREYINAAAGHRQLTAALEYRSLAIRADPAASVADMHQDLPAADRQIVADAGIRSMLVRNFAEGLSSSADGWIDDVMAFSSDWEFRPEDIDGPVLLWHGEKDIFAPVQHTRWLAERIPRAELVIERGAAHFGALRVLTRVLGWTIW; translated from the coding sequence ATGGCGCAGCTGATACGAACCCAGGACGGCCGCGACCTCGCGGTGGAGACCTTCGGAGATCCGCGCGGGCGCCCCGTCTTCCTGCTCCACGGCACCCCGGGGAGCCGGCTCGGCCCGGCCCCCCGCACCGCCGTGCTCTACCGGCTCGGGGTCCGGCTGATCACCTTCGACAGACCCGGCTACGGGGACTCGCACCGGCTGCCGGGCCGCCGGGTCGCGGCCGCCGCGGCCGATGTGGAGGCGGTGGCGGACTCGCTGGGCATCGACGAGTTCGCGGTCGTGGGCCGCTCCGGCGGCGCGCCGCACGCGCTCGCCTGCGCCGCCCTGCTTCCGGACCGGACGGTCCGGACCGCGGCCCTGGTCGGCCTGGCGCCGCGCAACGCCCCGGGTCTCGACTGGTTCGAGGGCATGACGGAGTCCAACGTGCGGGAGTACATCAACGCCGCCGCCGGGCACCGTCAGCTGACGGCCGCCCTGGAGTACCGCTCCCTGGCCATCCGCGCGGACCCCGCGGCCTCGGTGGCCGACATGCACCAGGACCTGCCCGCCGCCGACCGGCAGATCGTCGCGGACGCGGGGATCCGGTCCATGCTCGTGCGGAACTTCGCCGAGGGGCTCAGCAGTTCCGCCGACGGCTGGATCGACGACGTGATGGCGTTCAGCAGCGACTGGGAGTTCCGGCCGGAGGACATCGACGGCCCGGTACTGCTCTGGCACGGCGAGAAGGACATCTTCGCGCCCGTGCAGCACACCCGCTGGCTCGCCGAGCGGATCCCGCGCGCCGAGCTCGTCATCGAGCGCGGCGCGGCGCACTTCGGCGCGCTGCGGGTGCTGACGCGGGTCCTCGGCTGGACGATCTGGTGA
- the fxsT gene encoding FxSxx-COOH system tetratricopeptide repeat protein produces MTENREGTVVTFYSYKGGTGRTMALANTAWILASNGYRVLAVDWDLEAPGLHRFFHPFLDLAALEATPGLINLITEYQTEVRRPADRTTDWHRDYARVRPHATSLNWPFPKGGSLDFLSAGRRNRDYQATVGKMDWDDFYERFKGGQFFDAMRADMRRHYDFTLIDSRTGLSDIADICTVQMPQVLVVCFTLSDQSIEGASSVARDIEERYGDRNIRILPVPMRIDDGEKEKADAGRALARKSFAGLPNGMSVDQLSQYWGTVEVPYRPFYAYEEILATFGDAPNVSSSLLTACERLTSVLTRGAVSTMPPIDEAERLTYVTAYTRRRPAPPANIVLSHVAEDQMWADWLTSLLNRAGFQVAALDARSTQVSGVEADFAASGGYRVVSVVSQAYLSSQRARALWESVIGQDPSGGRRQLVPVRVGDVRLGLPLSSRGVVDLVRLDADEAASTLLTALDREEAVGTTPVAPGGPRFPGSAPRIWNVRPRHAWFTGRTSILERLRDQLRGTRAGRRLPQVLYGLGGVGKTQVAREYAHRFRADYELVWWVEAEQPDRIVSSLAELAAELGLAADGNVTEAATAALQALRRGVPCTRWLLIFDNVEDLDQALDLLPDETRPVADGLYGHILVTCRNRPVSSRVETIEVDVFTRAESVEHLCRRVNKLPARDADRVAEAVGDLPLAVEVAAAWLAETATPVDAYVEQLKAQTTKVLSLGRAEDYAERIGATWNISIDRLRAESKAAVRLLELCAFFSAEPISMKLIGSTAMLGYLLPYDPDLRDGYMLGKVIQALNRFALAKVDPADNSIQVHRLVQAAVRSGLSPADQERTMHEVHNILADVSPTEGSDSDIKISNPKHWAGYELIWPHLGPSGIVDCDEENGRRLLVERVRYLLKRGELETARVLGTQLNETWTRKLGEDDRTTLNLRFELANALRSQGRYQDAYEMDQDTRASQRRILSPGHPNSLTTSGSLAADLRGLGRFAEALELDREILEGFRAIFGADHPSTLKAANNLAIDLRLNGDSEEARRLDEDTVDRRSEVLGPDHPYTLTTQGHLARDLRETGDFGASVALLRKVTTAFEEVLTADVPEVLRTNKSLAVSLRKAGSPHEAKRLSELTYGRYRERYGTRVPDALACGLNLAADFSAVGEKRAALELARQVLDGYREAVGDAHPFTLACRNNIVIYLRGVGATEEALQEGEAVRTAMEEKLGPRHPYALSAAVNLANVYGDLGRTDMAEQWERSTLEALVERYGPTHPDALVCRSNLAITLRAAGREDEAQRQRAKALEPAVKQFGADHPIAEGARAWRRVNRDLEPQPV; encoded by the coding sequence ATGACCGAGAATCGTGAAGGAACCGTCGTCACCTTCTACTCGTACAAGGGCGGGACCGGCCGGACCATGGCCCTCGCCAACACCGCGTGGATCCTCGCCTCGAACGGGTACCGGGTGCTCGCGGTCGACTGGGACCTGGAGGCTCCGGGCCTGCACCGGTTCTTCCACCCCTTTCTCGATCTGGCCGCCCTGGAGGCCACCCCGGGGCTGATCAACCTCATCACCGAGTACCAGACCGAGGTCCGCAGGCCGGCCGACCGCACGACCGACTGGCACCGCGATTACGCCCGGGTCCGGCCGCACGCCACCTCGCTCAACTGGCCCTTCCCCAAGGGCGGCAGTCTCGACTTCCTGTCCGCCGGGCGGCGCAACCGCGACTACCAGGCCACCGTCGGCAAGATGGACTGGGACGACTTCTACGAGCGGTTCAAGGGCGGCCAGTTCTTCGACGCCATGCGCGCCGACATGCGCCGGCACTACGACTTCACCCTGATCGACAGCCGCACCGGACTGAGCGACATCGCCGACATCTGCACCGTCCAGATGCCGCAGGTCCTGGTCGTCTGCTTCACCCTCAGCGACCAGAGCATCGAGGGCGCCTCGTCCGTCGCGCGCGACATCGAAGAGCGGTACGGCGACCGGAACATCCGGATCCTGCCCGTGCCGATGCGGATCGACGACGGCGAGAAGGAGAAGGCGGACGCCGGGCGGGCCCTCGCGCGCAAGAGCTTTGCCGGACTGCCCAACGGCATGAGCGTCGACCAGCTCTCCCAGTACTGGGGGACGGTCGAGGTCCCGTACCGGCCGTTCTACGCGTACGAGGAGATCCTCGCGACCTTCGGCGACGCGCCGAACGTCTCCAGCTCGCTGCTCACCGCATGCGAGCGCCTGACGTCGGTGCTCACCCGCGGCGCCGTCAGCACCATGCCGCCGATCGACGAGGCCGAGCGCCTCACCTACGTCACCGCCTACACCCGCCGGCGGCCCGCGCCGCCCGCGAACATCGTGCTGTCCCACGTCGCCGAGGACCAGATGTGGGCGGACTGGCTCACCTCGCTGCTCAACCGGGCCGGGTTCCAGGTCGCCGCACTCGACGCCCGCTCCACACAGGTCTCCGGCGTCGAGGCCGACTTCGCCGCCAGCGGCGGGTACCGGGTCGTCTCGGTCGTGTCGCAGGCCTACCTCAGCTCGCAGCGCGCCCGGGCCCTGTGGGAGTCGGTCATCGGGCAGGACCCGTCGGGCGGCCGCCGGCAGCTCGTCCCGGTACGCGTCGGAGACGTCCGGCTCGGCCTGCCGCTCAGCAGTCGCGGCGTCGTCGACCTCGTCCGGCTCGACGCCGACGAGGCCGCGTCGACCCTGCTGACCGCCCTGGACAGGGAGGAGGCGGTCGGCACGACGCCGGTCGCCCCCGGCGGCCCGCGGTTCCCCGGCAGCGCCCCCCGGATCTGGAACGTACGGCCCCGGCACGCCTGGTTCACCGGCCGCACCTCGATCCTCGAACGGCTCCGCGACCAGCTGCGCGGCACCCGCGCGGGCCGTCGGCTGCCCCAGGTGCTGTACGGCCTGGGCGGCGTGGGCAAGACGCAGGTGGCCCGCGAGTACGCGCACCGCTTCCGCGCCGACTACGAGCTGGTGTGGTGGGTCGAGGCCGAGCAGCCCGACCGGATCGTCTCCTCGCTGGCCGAACTCGCCGCCGAGCTGGGCCTCGCCGCCGACGGCAACGTGACCGAGGCGGCGACGGCCGCGCTGCAGGCGCTGCGGCGCGGGGTGCCCTGTACCCGCTGGCTGCTGATCTTCGACAACGTCGAGGACCTCGACCAGGCCCTGGACCTGCTGCCCGACGAGACCCGGCCGGTCGCCGACGGGCTGTACGGACACATCCTCGTCACCTGCCGGAACAGGCCGGTCTCCAGCCGCGTCGAGACCATCGAGGTCGACGTCTTCACCCGCGCCGAGAGCGTCGAGCACCTGTGCCGCCGGGTCAACAAGCTGCCCGCCCGGGACGCCGACCGGGTTGCCGAAGCCGTCGGCGACCTGCCGCTCGCCGTGGAGGTCGCGGCCGCCTGGCTCGCCGAGACGGCGACGCCGGTCGACGCGTACGTCGAGCAGCTCAAGGCCCAGACGACGAAGGTGCTCTCGCTCGGCCGGGCCGAGGACTACGCCGAACGGATCGGTGCCACCTGGAACATCTCCATCGACCGGCTGCGCGCCGAGTCGAAGGCGGCGGTCCGGCTGCTCGAACTCTGCGCGTTCTTCTCGGCGGAGCCCATCTCGATGAAGCTGATCGGCAGCACCGCGATGCTGGGGTACCTGCTGCCCTACGACCCCGACCTGCGCGACGGCTACATGCTCGGGAAGGTCATCCAGGCCCTGAACCGGTTCGCCCTTGCCAAGGTCGACCCGGCGGACAACAGCATCCAGGTGCACCGGCTCGTCCAGGCCGCGGTCCGCTCGGGCCTCTCGCCCGCGGACCAGGAGCGGACGATGCACGAGGTCCACAACATCCTGGCGGACGTCAGCCCCACCGAGGGCAGCGACTCCGACATCAAGATCAGCAACCCCAAGCACTGGGCGGGGTACGAACTGATCTGGCCGCACCTCGGCCCCTCGGGCATCGTCGACTGCGACGAGGAGAACGGCCGCCGGCTGCTCGTGGAACGCGTCCGCTATCTGCTCAAGCGCGGCGAGCTGGAGACCGCCCGGGTACTCGGGACGCAGCTCAACGAGACCTGGACCAGGAAGCTCGGCGAGGACGACCGGACGACGCTGAACCTGCGGTTCGAACTCGCCAACGCGTTGCGCTCGCAGGGCAGGTACCAGGACGCGTACGAGATGGACCAGGACACCCGGGCCAGCCAGCGGCGCATTCTGTCGCCCGGGCACCCGAACTCGCTGACCACCTCCGGCAGCCTCGCCGCCGACCTGCGCGGACTCGGCCGCTTCGCCGAGGCCCTGGAACTCGACCGGGAGATCCTCGAGGGATTCCGGGCGATCTTCGGCGCGGACCACCCGAGCACCCTGAAGGCCGCCAACAACCTCGCCATCGACCTGCGCCTCAACGGCGACAGCGAGGAGGCAAGGCGGCTGGACGAGGACACCGTGGACCGTCGCTCCGAAGTGCTCGGACCCGACCACCCGTACACCCTGACGACGCAGGGCCACCTCGCCAGGGACCTCCGGGAGACCGGCGACTTCGGGGCCTCGGTGGCGCTGCTGCGCAAGGTGACCACGGCCTTCGAGGAGGTTCTCACCGCGGACGTGCCGGAGGTGCTGCGGACCAACAAGAGCCTCGCCGTCTCGCTCCGCAAAGCCGGCAGCCCGCACGAGGCCAAGCGGCTGTCGGAACTGACGTACGGCCGCTACCGGGAGCGGTACGGGACGCGCGTGCCCGACGCGCTGGCCTGCGGGCTCAACCTGGCCGCCGACTTCTCGGCGGTGGGGGAGAAGCGCGCGGCCCTCGAACTCGCCCGGCAGGTCCTCGACGGATACCGGGAGGCCGTGGGAGACGCGCACCCCTTCACCCTGGCCTGCCGGAACAACATCGTGATCTATCTGCGCGGCGTCGGAGCGACCGAGGAGGCGCTCCAGGAGGGCGAGGCCGTGCGGACCGCGATGGAGGAGAAGCTCGGCCCGCGGCACCCGTACGCGCTCAGCGCGGCGGTCAACCTGGCCAACGTGTACGGGGACCTGGGCCGGACGGACATGGCCGAACAGTGGGAGCGCAGCACGCTGGAGGCCCTCGTCGAGCGGTACGGGCCGACCCACCCGGACGCGCTGGTCTGCCGCTCCAACCTGGCGATCACGCTGCGTGCGGCCGGCCGTGAGGACGAGGCCCAGCGGCAGCGTGCCAAGGCCCTGGAGCCCGCCGTGAAGCAGTTCGGCGCCGACCATCCGATCGCCGAGGGGGCCAGGGCCTGGCGGCGGGTCAACCGCGACCTGGAGCCGCAGCCCGTCTGA
- a CDS encoding TIR-like protein FxsC, with protein MSGNVGGTSRDRAAPYFFLSYAHTPKNHPKDRDPNHWVDRFYRDLCDHVLQLTSLPAGVPAGFMDTQMQPGEGWQERLSEALAYCRVFVPLYSPRYFLSEQCGREWFAFSQRAVNHQSRGNGGNGSSVSEIVPALWVPVPLRQLPQPAERLQFNHASFGDDYADEGFYGLIKLKYLREQYERAVYLLAKRIVRVAEETSLPEGDPHRDYLSVPSAFGPPGPAREMDVSVLACSSTALPQDRRSACYGTHPREWNPYQPDASRPLVEHAAELVRNLDYRVNVGEFEADAGRMLAPGPPRAPGLLLLDRWALATEHGRELVERLSSEDRPWISVMVPWNRSDPDSASRENTLRHIADEVLAPREVETAGHRSPGGGLLSLEAFNQELPRAVKAAERHYKAHARTFPPEGPSTPLPRVLPSGIGYGADVPELPDQRTDEVPSKSEKGEGSSYDRES; from the coding sequence GTGTCCGGAAACGTGGGAGGCACCAGTCGTGATCGCGCGGCGCCGTACTTCTTTCTGAGTTATGCGCACACCCCGAAGAACCATCCGAAGGACCGCGACCCCAACCACTGGGTGGATCGCTTCTACCGTGATCTCTGCGACCACGTACTGCAGTTGACCTCGCTGCCCGCCGGAGTGCCGGCGGGCTTCATGGATACGCAGATGCAGCCCGGCGAAGGCTGGCAGGAGCGGCTCTCGGAGGCGCTCGCCTACTGCAGGGTCTTCGTTCCGCTCTACTCGCCCCGATATTTCCTCAGCGAACAGTGCGGCCGGGAATGGTTCGCGTTCTCCCAGCGGGCGGTCAATCACCAGTCACGGGGCAACGGAGGCAACGGAAGCTCCGTGAGCGAGATCGTCCCCGCGCTCTGGGTTCCCGTGCCGCTGCGACAACTGCCCCAGCCGGCCGAGCGCCTGCAGTTCAATCACGCCAGTTTCGGCGACGACTACGCGGACGAGGGCTTCTACGGATTGATCAAGCTGAAGTACCTGCGCGAACAGTACGAACGCGCCGTCTACCTGCTGGCCAAACGCATCGTGCGGGTCGCTGAGGAGACGAGCCTTCCCGAGGGGGACCCCCACCGGGACTACCTGTCCGTGCCCAGTGCCTTCGGACCGCCCGGCCCCGCCAGGGAGATGGACGTGTCGGTACTCGCCTGCTCCAGCACCGCCCTTCCACAGGACCGCAGATCCGCCTGCTACGGCACCCACCCGCGCGAGTGGAACCCCTACCAGCCCGACGCGTCCCGCCCCCTCGTGGAGCACGCCGCCGAGCTGGTGCGGAACCTGGACTACCGAGTGAACGTAGGGGAGTTCGAGGCCGACGCGGGACGGATGCTCGCCCCCGGACCGCCCCGTGCCCCCGGCCTTCTGCTCCTGGACCGCTGGGCGCTCGCCACCGAGCACGGCCGGGAGCTGGTCGAGCGGCTTTCCTCCGAGGACCGGCCGTGGATCAGCGTCATGGTTCCGTGGAACCGCTCGGACCCCGACTCGGCCTCGCGGGAGAACACGCTCCGCCACATCGCCGACGAGGTCCTGGCGCCGCGCGAGGTGGAGACCGCCGGACACCGTTCGCCCGGCGGCGGACTGCTCAGCCTGGAGGCCTTCAACCAGGAACTGCCGCGCGCGGTGAAGGCCGCCGAACGGCACTACAAGGCGCACGCCCGCACCTTCCCACCGGAAGGCCCCAGCACCCCGCTGCCACGGGTGCTGCCGTCGGGCATCGGCTACGGGGCGGACGTCCCCGAGCTCCCCGATCAGCGCACGGACGAGGTACCGAGCAAGTCGGAGAAGGGGGAGGGCTCGTCGTATGACCGAGAATCGTGA
- a CDS encoding D-Ala-D-Ala carboxypeptidase family metallohydrolase — translation MVRRTVRFLLGLVLVVTAAFAGTVATSGTAHADECYTWGRTLSSGMSGSDVTQLQIRVAGYPGYGAVLSLDGDYGPATKAAVTRFQQAYGLAADGVAGPATFAKLYALQDADCTPVHFTYAELNKCNGDWSGGAVSAATAKSNALRAMWKLEAMRHALGDVPISVSSGFRSYACNSAVGGASDSRHLYGDGVDLTGSPSLCTLAKQARNHGFNGILGPGYPGHGDHAHVDHRASRYWSASSCGI, via the coding sequence ATGGTCCGGCGTACGGTCAGATTCCTGCTCGGCCTGGTCCTGGTGGTGACCGCGGCCTTCGCGGGCACGGTCGCCACATCCGGTACGGCGCACGCCGACGAGTGCTACACCTGGGGCCGCACCCTGTCCTCGGGCATGTCAGGCTCGGACGTCACCCAGCTGCAGATCCGGGTCGCGGGCTACCCGGGCTACGGAGCGGTCCTCTCGCTCGACGGCGACTACGGCCCCGCCACGAAGGCGGCCGTCACACGCTTCCAGCAGGCGTACGGACTCGCGGCCGACGGCGTCGCCGGCCCGGCGACCTTCGCCAAGCTGTACGCCCTCCAGGACGCGGACTGCACCCCGGTCCACTTCACGTACGCCGAGCTGAACAAGTGCAACGGCGACTGGTCGGGCGGCGCGGTGAGCGCGGCGACGGCCAAGTCGAACGCGCTGCGGGCGATGTGGAAGCTGGAGGCGATGCGGCACGCGCTCGGCGACGTGCCGATCTCGGTGAGCAGCGGCTTCCGCTCGTACGCCTGCAACTCGGCGGTCGGCGGAGCGTCGGACAGTCGGCACCTGTACGGCGACGGCGTCGACCTGACGGGCTCGCCGTCCCTGTGCACACTCGCCAAGCAGGCCCGCAACCACGGCTTCAACGGGATCCTGGGCCCGGGCTATCCGGGACACGGCGACCACGCCCACGTCGACCACCGCGCGAGCCGCTACTGGTCGGCGAGCAGTTGCGGCATCTGA
- a CDS encoding FxsB family cyclophane-forming radical SAM/SPASM peptide maturase — MGHPSLTLTQFVVKVHSRCDLACDHCYVYEHADTSWRGRPRTPSRAILARTAQRIAEHARTHGLSTVHVVLHGGEPLLAGPAGIRAAAEELHRALDGVTVLDLKIHTNGVLLSERFCDLFDELGITVGVSLDGDKQANDRHRRYADGRSSHAKVLKAVELLNRPRYRHLFAGLLCTVDVENDPVAVYDALVALDPPRIDFLLPHATWDAPPPHPGASPTPYADWLDTIYARWDAAGRPVGIRMFESLQRTLRGESSLIESLGLTPADLVVVETDGTFEQADSLKTAYDGAPVTGMDVFHHTLDEVLDHPGMAARRQTVDDLSAACRACPVVTSCGGGLYAHRYRTGDTPEDTGFDNPSVFCPDLKALVHAVEDRETERIRRDDAWPSATAEDLAAFDDLAAGHGSADTLDELAHAQQLAMADLLAALRQRTDLGVETDPPARAAWELLDALDTEAPDALDTVLAHPWTRSWGTALLLGGGAGSIVTAGLAELAAAASLLARRPDPVTVPLRSTPRGGLLRLPGLGVVHLTCTTGTAEVTAHDEEFTVRAGGRELRIGWGEGIDSPSPLWHPVRLVELPGWTVALEDTDPLRTAWGSTVADRLAPSAAKDWAEDLAAAWDVIDSRVPAFAPALAAGLRSITPLERRDGHPASLSSRDAVGAVGIALPESPEALALLLVSEFQRVKFRALQDSCTLAAPVAVHLLGPIEDAYAQLAEAAFGPMADRAPSAPSGFTTPAGLSALGERFVRGMRGKAAHS, encoded by the coding sequence ATGGGCCACCCCTCGCTCACACTGACCCAGTTCGTGGTCAAGGTACACAGCCGCTGTGACCTGGCCTGTGATCACTGCTACGTGTACGAACACGCGGACACCAGTTGGCGAGGGCGTCCCAGAACCCCTTCCCGGGCCATTCTCGCCCGGACGGCGCAACGTATCGCCGAACATGCGCGCACCCACGGGCTCTCCACGGTCCACGTCGTGCTCCACGGCGGCGAGCCGCTCCTGGCGGGCCCCGCCGGAATCCGCGCGGCGGCGGAGGAACTGCACCGCGCACTGGACGGTGTGACCGTCCTGGATCTCAAGATTCATACAAATGGCGTCCTGCTCAGCGAGCGCTTCTGCGACCTCTTCGACGAACTCGGCATCACCGTGGGCGTATCGCTCGACGGGGACAAGCAGGCCAACGACCGCCACCGCCGCTACGCGGACGGCCGATCGAGCCACGCCAAGGTCCTCAAGGCAGTGGAACTCCTCAACCGCCCGCGGTACCGGCACCTGTTCGCCGGGCTCCTGTGCACCGTCGACGTCGAGAACGACCCGGTCGCCGTGTACGACGCGCTCGTCGCGCTCGACCCCCCGCGCATCGACTTCCTTCTCCCGCACGCCACTTGGGATGCGCCCCCGCCCCACCCGGGCGCCTCGCCCACCCCGTACGCGGATTGGCTCGACACGATCTATGCCCGCTGGGACGCCGCCGGACGCCCCGTCGGCATTCGGATGTTCGAGTCGCTCCAGCGCACCCTGCGGGGCGAGAGCAGCCTGATCGAATCCCTCGGTCTCACCCCCGCGGACCTGGTCGTCGTCGAGACCGACGGGACCTTCGAGCAGGCGGACAGCCTCAAGACGGCCTACGACGGGGCTCCCGTCACCGGAATGGACGTCTTCCACCACACCCTCGACGAAGTCCTCGACCACCCGGGCATGGCGGCCCGCAGGCAGACCGTCGACGACCTCAGCGCCGCCTGCCGGGCGTGCCCCGTGGTGACCTCCTGCGGCGGTGGGTTGTACGCCCACCGCTACCGGACGGGGGACACCCCCGAGGACACCGGCTTCGACAATCCCTCCGTCTTCTGCCCCGACCTCAAGGCCCTCGTGCATGCCGTGGAGGACCGCGAGACCGAACGCATCCGCCGTGACGACGCCTGGCCCTCCGCCACCGCCGAGGACCTCGCCGCTTTCGACGACCTTGCGGCCGGACACGGCAGCGCAGACACGCTCGACGAGCTCGCGCACGCCCAACAGCTGGCGATGGCCGATCTGTTGGCGGCGCTGCGGCAACGGACCGACCTGGGAGTGGAGACAGATCCGCCGGCCCGAGCCGCCTGGGAGCTGCTCGACGCACTCGACACGGAGGCCCCGGACGCGCTCGACACCGTCCTCGCCCACCCCTGGACCCGGTCCTGGGGCACCGCCCTGCTGCTCGGCGGCGGTGCCGGTTCGATCGTCACCGCGGGGCTCGCCGAACTCGCCGCCGCCGCGTCCCTCCTGGCCCGCCGTCCGGATCCTGTCACCGTGCCGCTGCGGAGCACGCCCCGGGGCGGGCTGCTCCGGCTGCCCGGCCTCGGCGTCGTCCACCTGACCTGCACCACCGGCACGGCCGAAGTGACCGCGCACGACGAGGAGTTCACCGTCCGCGCGGGAGGGCGCGAGCTGCGCATCGGCTGGGGCGAAGGGATCGACAGCCCCTCCCCGCTGTGGCACCCCGTGCGGCTCGTCGAACTGCCCGGCTGGACGGTCGCCCTGGAGGACACCGACCCGCTGCGCACCGCCTGGGGCTCCACCGTCGCCGACCGCCTCGCCCCGTCCGCAGCCAAGGACTGGGCCGAGGACCTCGCCGCCGCCTGGGACGTGATCGACTCCCGCGTGCCGGCGTTCGCCCCCGCCCTCGCCGCCGGCCTGCGCAGCATTACGCCGCTCGAACGGCGCGACGGGCACCCCGCGAGCCTCTCCTCCCGGGACGCCGTCGGCGCCGTCGGCATCGCCCTGCCCGAGAGCCCCGAAGCACTCGCGCTGCTGCTCGTCAGCGAATTCCAACGCGTCAAGTTCCGTGCGCTGCAGGATTCCTGCACCCTTGCCGCACCCGTCGCCGTACACCTGCTCGGTCCGATCGAGGACGCCTACGCTCAGCTCGCGGAAGCGGCTTTCGGCCCCATGGCCGATCGTGCCCCCTCCGCCCCGTCCGGATTCACCACCCCCGCGGGCCTCTCCGCCCTCGGTGAGCGTTTCGTACGCGGAATGCGCGGGAAGGCTGCGCATTCCTGA
- a CDS encoding NAD(P)/FAD-dependent oxidoreductase, with the protein MIVGAGPAGLTAAATLAAAGAGRVEVLERDPAPGGVPRHCAHGGFGAALLPWRPLDGPEYARNLADAAVRAGASIRTGVTATGWPAEGPGPAAWEPGRPEERVASPAESLTLDVTGPGGLERITARAVLLATGARERPRSARLVPGARAAGVLTAGELQQSVNLYRMRGDAIGRRAVVVGAGPVAPHAARTLRDAGLEVVARVTEGQPPSTYRRGLTTDRVPVPLLAWTTVTGLVGQGRITGVTVRHRGGRTGTLACDTVVFTDDWIPHHELARAGGVALDPATRGPVADGAFRTSVPGVFAAGNVLRGIESAAVAAREGRDAAYAVLRHLAGAPWPSRTVPLVVEPPLLWVSPNRIDAPLARRPFLLRPAEPLGLPVLVAVQDGRLLLRTRRLTALDPSRSVRIAPHWAHAVDPEGGPVVLRTR; encoded by the coding sequence CTGATCGTCGGCGCCGGTCCGGCCGGCCTGACCGCCGCGGCCACGCTCGCGGCGGCGGGCGCCGGCCGCGTCGAGGTCCTGGAACGTGACCCGGCGCCGGGCGGGGTGCCTCGCCACTGCGCCCACGGCGGATTCGGGGCCGCGCTGCTCCCGTGGCGCCCGCTCGACGGCCCGGAGTACGCCCGCAACCTGGCGGACGCGGCGGTACGCGCGGGCGCGTCGATCCGGACGGGGGTGACGGCCACGGGCTGGCCGGCCGAGGGACCCGGACCGGCTGCGTGGGAGCCGGGGCGACCCGAGGAGCGGGTCGCCTCCCCAGCCGAGTCCCTCACGCTCGACGTCACAGGGCCCGGCGGCCTTGAGAGGATCACCGCCCGCGCCGTGCTGCTGGCCACCGGCGCGCGCGAGCGGCCGCGGAGCGCCCGGCTCGTGCCGGGGGCGCGGGCGGCGGGGGTGCTGACGGCGGGTGAGCTGCAGCAGTCGGTGAACCTGTACAGGATGCGGGGCGACGCGATCGGGCGGCGCGCGGTGGTGGTCGGGGCCGGGCCGGTGGCCCCGCACGCCGCGCGCACGCTGCGGGACGCGGGCCTGGAGGTCGTGGCTCGGGTGACGGAGGGGCAGCCCCCGTCCACGTACCGGCGGGGCCTGACGACCGACCGGGTCCCGGTGCCGCTGCTCGCGTGGACGACCGTGACCGGGCTCGTCGGGCAGGGCCGGATCACGGGGGTGACGGTGCGTCACCGGGGCGGGCGTACGGGCACGCTCGCCTGCGACACGGTGGTCTTCACGGACGACTGGATCCCGCACCACGAGCTGGCCCGGGCCGGCGGGGTGGCGCTCGACCCGGCGACTCGGGGGCCCGTGGCGGACGGTGCCTTCCGCACGTCCGTGCCCGGAGTGTTCGCCGCGGGCAACGTGCTGCGGGGCATCGAGTCCGCGGCGGTGGCGGCCCGCGAGGGCCGGGACGCGGCGTACGCGGTGCTCCGGCATCTGGCCGGCGCGCCCTGGCCGTCCCGCACCGTACCGCTGGTCGTCGAGCCGCCGCTGCTGTGGGTGAGCCCGAACCGGATCGACGCGCCGCTCGCGCGGCGGCCGTTCCTGCTGCGGCCCGCCGAGCCGCTCGGGCTGCCGGTGCTGGTGGCGGTGCAGGACGGGCGGCTGCTCCTGCGCACCCGTCGGCTCACCGCCCTGGACCCTTCGCGCTCGGTCCGCATCGCGCCGCACTGGGCGCACGCGGTGGACCCGGAGGGCGGACCGGTGGTGCTGCGCACCCGCTGA